A single Brevundimonas sp. M20 DNA region contains:
- the nuoK gene encoding NADH-quinone oxidoreductase subunit NuoK, protein MVVTLQHYLAVAAILFTIGVFGIFVNRKNVIIILMSVELILLAVNINFVAFSTYLNDVSGQIMAMFVLTVAAAEAAVGLAILVTFFRNRGDIAVDDASVMKG, encoded by the coding sequence ATGGTCGTCACCCTGCAGCACTATCTGGCGGTCGCCGCCATCCTGTTCACCATCGGGGTGTTCGGCATCTTCGTGAACCGCAAGAACGTCATCATCATCCTGATGTCGGTCGAGCTGATCCTGCTGGCCGTGAACATCAATTTCGTCGCCTTCTCGACCTACCTCAACGACGTGTCGGGGCAGATCATGGCCATGTTCGTGCTCACCGTCGCGGCCGCCGAGGCCGCCGTGGGTCTGGCTATTCTGGTGACCTTCTTCCGTAACCGCGGCGACATCGCCGTGGACGACGCCTCGGTCATGAAGGGCTGA
- the nuoL gene encoding NADH-quinone oxidoreductase subunit L, which produces MNLQLLVTLGIFAPLLGATIVGLSGRRLGNVLSQSITTGLLFFACAVSWTVFGQWTWGHLEPFTITLAPFIHVGDFVSNWSIRIDALSATMLVVVTSVSSLVHLYSWGYMAEDPDKPRFFAYLSLFTFAMLALVTAADFMQLFFGWEGVGLASYLLIGFWYKKPSASAAAIKAFVVNRVGDFGFALGIFTVFWMFGTIQFAELFPMIAARANTGWEFLGHTWSALDLAAFLLFIGAMGKSAQFFLHTWLPDAMEGPTPVSALIHAATMVTAGVYMVCLLSPLFEYAPGAASIVATIGAVTALFAATVGLAQNDIKRVIAYSTCSQLGYMFFAAGVGAYEAAMFHLFTHAFFKALLFLGAGSVIHGMHHEQDMRKMGGLWKLLPVTYAVMTIGTIAITGLGIPGIGGLAGFYSKDAIIESAFAAAASGHSPIGLFAFFIGIIAAGLTAYYSWRLVFMTFHNKPVWKDEHHDDHAHAHDDHASHAQIETHDEPLADAHDDHAHDDHGHHGPLKPHESPPVMLVPLLVLSVGAIFAGLVFAPFFIGHHEGEFWKAAIFSGPHNHVLHEAHNVPTWVKWSPLVMTLIGTFAAFWLYVLKEGMARRMADRGSPVHAFLVNKWYFDELYQFVFVKGAKALGDLFWKVGDVKIIDGGGPNGFAWLSRKFAGGLARFQSGYVYFYAFVMLLGLAGFLAFAIYWWGA; this is translated from the coding sequence GTGAACCTCCAGCTCCTCGTCACTCTCGGGATCTTCGCGCCGCTGCTGGGCGCGACCATCGTCGGCCTGTCAGGCCGTCGACTGGGCAATGTCCTGTCGCAGTCCATCACCACGGGCCTGCTGTTCTTCGCCTGCGCCGTCTCCTGGACGGTCTTCGGTCAGTGGACGTGGGGGCATCTCGAGCCCTTCACCATCACGCTGGCGCCGTTCATCCACGTCGGCGACTTCGTGTCGAACTGGTCGATCCGGATCGACGCCCTGTCGGCCACCATGCTGGTGGTCGTGACCAGCGTCTCGTCGCTGGTTCACCTTTATTCCTGGGGCTATATGGCCGAGGATCCGGACAAGCCGCGGTTCTTCGCCTACCTGTCGCTTTTCACCTTCGCCATGCTGGCGCTGGTGACCGCCGCCGACTTCATGCAGCTGTTCTTCGGCTGGGAAGGCGTGGGTCTGGCCTCCTATCTGCTGATCGGCTTCTGGTACAAGAAGCCCTCGGCCAGCGCCGCCGCCATCAAGGCCTTCGTGGTCAACCGCGTCGGCGACTTCGGCTTCGCCCTGGGCATCTTCACCGTCTTCTGGATGTTCGGCACGATCCAGTTCGCCGAGCTGTTCCCGATGATCGCCGCCAGGGCGAACACGGGCTGGGAGTTCTTGGGCCACACCTGGTCGGCGCTCGATCTGGCCGCCTTCCTCCTGTTCATCGGCGCGATGGGCAAGTCGGCGCAGTTCTTCCTGCACACCTGGCTGCCGGACGCGATGGAAGGCCCGACCCCGGTGTCGGCCCTGATCCACGCGGCCACCATGGTGACCGCCGGCGTCTATATGGTCTGCCTGCTGTCGCCGCTGTTCGAGTACGCGCCGGGCGCCGCCTCAATCGTCGCCACCATCGGCGCGGTCACGGCCCTGTTCGCCGCGACGGTCGGGCTGGCCCAGAACGACATCAAGCGGGTCATCGCCTATTCGACCTGTTCGCAGCTCGGCTACATGTTCTTCGCCGCCGGCGTGGGCGCCTATGAGGCGGCCATGTTCCACCTGTTCACGCACGCCTTCTTCAAGGCCCTGCTGTTCCTGGGCGCCGGTTCGGTGATCCACGGCATGCACCACGAGCAGGACATGCGGAAGATGGGGGGGCTGTGGAAGCTGTTGCCCGTGACCTATGCGGTCATGACCATCGGCACCATCGCCATCACCGGTCTGGGCATCCCCGGCATCGGCGGTCTGGCGGGCTTCTATTCGAAAGACGCGATCATCGAGAGCGCCTTCGCCGCCGCGGCCTCGGGCCACTCGCCGATCGGCCTGTTCGCCTTCTTCATCGGCATCATCGCCGCCGGTCTGACCGCCTACTACTCGTGGCGTCTGGTGTTCATGACCTTCCACAACAAGCCTGTGTGGAAGGACGAGCATCACGATGATCATGCGCATGCGCACGACGATCATGCGTCGCACGCCCAGATCGAGACCCATGACGAGCCGCTGGCGGACGCGCATGACGATCACGCGCACGACGATCATGGCCACCATGGTCCGCTGAAGCCGCACGAGAGCCCGCCGGTGATGCTGGTCCCGCTGCTGGTCCTGTCGGTCGGCGCCATCTTCGCCGGTCTGGTCTTCGCGCCCTTCTTCATCGGGCACCACGAAGGCGAGTTCTGGAAGGCCGCCATCTTCTCGGGCCCGCACAACCACGTCCTTCATGAGGCGCACAACGTCCCGACCTGGGTGAAGTGGTCGCCGCTGGTGATGACCCTGATCGGCACCTTCGCCGCCTTCTGGCTCTACGTCCTGAAGGAGGGCATGGCCCGCCGGATGGCCGATCGCGGCAGCCCGGTGCACGCCTTCCTGGTCAACAAGTGGTACTTCGACGAGCTGTACCAGTTCGTGTTCGTCAAGGGCGCCAAGGCGCTGGGCGACCTGTTCTGGAAGGTCGGCGACGTGAAGATCATCGACGGGGGAGGGCCGAACGGCTTCGCCTGGTTGTCCCGTAAATTCGCCGGCGGACTGGCCCGCTTCCAGTCCGGTTATGTCTACTTCTATGCGTTCGTGATGCTGCTCGGCCTGGCCGGCTTCCTCGCCTTCGCCATCTATTGGTGGGGAGCCTGA
- a CDS encoding NADH-quinone oxidoreductase subunit M codes for MPFILSVVTFLPLVGAALLLLTRLGGKGSDSAARWIALGTTLATLAVSVVLVANFDASSAAYQFVEKISWFSGASYHLGVDGISILFVLLTAFLLPICILASWNSIKDRVGDYMIAFLVLETLVIGVFTSLDIFLFYIFFEGTLVPMFIIIGVWGGQNRIYAAYKFFLYTLLGSVLMLLAMLWMAHTAGTTSIPELKEFAFSPAAQPLLWFAFFASFAVKMPMWPVHTWLPDAHVQAPTAGSVILAGILLKLGGYGFILFNLPMFPLASQMFAPLVWTLSAIAIVYTSLVAFRQTDIKKLIAYSSVAHMGFVTMGIFAGNDQGVQGAIFQMLSHGLISGALFLCVGVVYDRMHTREIAFYGGLTSRMPWFAAIFLMFTMANVGLPGTSGFIGEILTMTGVYQVSTWTAFVAASGVIFSAVYALTLYRNVMFGEITNPALKTISDIDKRELLIFVPLILGTLWLGVQPGLVLDYTNAAVAGLTSAYQLAIGG; via the coding sequence ATCCCCTTCATCCTGAGCGTCGTCACCTTCCTTCCTCTGGTGGGCGCGGCCCTGCTGCTGCTGACCCGTCTGGGCGGCAAGGGCTCGGACAGCGCCGCGCGCTGGATCGCCCTGGGCACGACCCTGGCGACCCTGGCCGTGTCGGTCGTGCTGGTGGCCAATTTCGACGCGTCGAGCGCGGCCTATCAGTTCGTCGAGAAGATCAGCTGGTTCAGCGGCGCGAGCTATCATCTGGGCGTGGACGGGATTTCGATCCTGTTCGTCCTGCTGACCGCCTTCCTGCTGCCGATCTGTATTCTGGCCAGCTGGAACTCGATCAAGGACCGCGTCGGCGACTACATGATCGCCTTCCTGGTGCTGGAGACGCTGGTCATCGGCGTCTTCACCTCGCTCGACATCTTCCTGTTCTACATCTTCTTCGAAGGCACCCTGGTCCCGATGTTCATCATCATCGGGGTGTGGGGCGGCCAGAACCGCATCTACGCGGCGTACAAATTCTTCCTGTACACCTTGCTGGGATCGGTCCTGATGCTGCTGGCCATGCTGTGGATGGCGCATACCGCCGGCACCACCAGCATCCCGGAGCTGAAGGAGTTCGCCTTCTCGCCCGCCGCCCAGCCCTTGCTGTGGTTCGCCTTCTTCGCCTCGTTCGCGGTGAAGATGCCGATGTGGCCGGTGCATACCTGGCTTCCGGACGCCCACGTTCAGGCGCCGACGGCGGGGTCGGTCATTCTGGCCGGCATCCTGCTGAAGCTCGGCGGCTACGGCTTCATCCTGTTCAACCTTCCGATGTTCCCGCTGGCGTCGCAGATGTTCGCGCCGCTGGTGTGGACCCTGTCGGCCATCGCCATCGTCTACACCTCGCTGGTCGCCTTCCGTCAGACCGACATCAAGAAGCTGATCGCCTATTCGTCTGTCGCGCACATGGGCTTCGTGACCATGGGCATCTTCGCCGGCAACGATCAGGGCGTGCAGGGCGCGATCTTCCAGATGCTGAGCCACGGCCTGATCTCGGGCGCGCTCTTCCTCTGCGTCGGCGTGGTCTATGACCGGATGCACACCCGCGAGATCGCCTTCTACGGCGGTCTGACGAGCCGCATGCCGTGGTTCGCCGCCATCTTCCTGATGTTCACCATGGCCAACGTCGGCCTGCCGGGCACCTCGGGCTTCATCGGCGAAATCCTGACCATGACCGGCGTCTATCAGGTGTCGACCTGGACGGCGTTCGTCGCGGCCTCGGGCGTGATCTTCTCGGCGGTCTATGCCCTGACGCTGTACCGCAACGTCATGTTCGGCGAGATCACCAACCCGGCGCTGAAGACCATCTCGGACATCGACAAGCGCGAGCTGCTGATCTTCGTCCCGCTGATCCTCGGCACCCTGTGGTTGGGCGTGCAGCCCGGTCTGGTGCTGGACTACACCAACGCCGCCGTCGCCGGCCTGACGTCCGCCTATCAACTCGCGATCGGTGGCTGA
- the nuoN gene encoding NADH-quinone oxidoreductase subunit NuoN: protein MPDLISALHLSAPEITLAVGGLVLLMVGAFSGERSAGLVSWLSVLLLIAATVVTVTGPLGQAFNGAYVADPLAVYGKAVIFLSSAAAIVLGNGWMHRKKIAKFEFPILIVLASAGMGMMASSGDLISLYVGIELHSLALYVLAAFHRDDLKASEAGLKYFVLGALSSGLLLYGASLIYGFTGSMRFEDIAAYAAANQSTGLIFGLVFLISGLAFKVSAAPFHMWTPDVYEGAPTPVVALFATAPKVAAMVLIARTLEGAFANSYAQWAQVLILISLISFAVGAFGGLVQKDLQRLLAYSSIANIGYALLGIAAGTTFGVQAMLLFMTLYVIDQFGFFGILLSLSRNGRPIRKISDLAGLRKERPLMTIALTILSLSVLGMPPLSGFWAKYYVFGAAAEAGYWLVGAAGLVASVVAGFYYLRILKVMWFDPAPEGTVATDATPVEARTIALTAAAFSFPVVLVALPWLVPLAARAASGFGGG from the coding sequence ATGCCTGATCTGATTTCCGCCCTTCACCTTTCGGCTCCCGAGATCACGCTCGCGGTCGGCGGCCTTGTGCTGCTGATGGTCGGCGCCTTCTCGGGCGAGCGCAGCGCAGGGCTGGTGTCCTGGCTGTCGGTCCTGCTGCTGATCGCCGCCACGGTCGTGACGGTGACCGGCCCGCTCGGCCAGGCCTTCAACGGCGCCTATGTGGCCGATCCGCTGGCCGTCTACGGCAAGGCCGTGATCTTCCTGTCCAGCGCCGCGGCCATCGTGCTGGGCAACGGCTGGATGCACCGCAAGAAGATCGCCAAGTTCGAGTTCCCGATCCTGATCGTGCTGGCCTCGGCCGGCATGGGCATGATGGCCTCGTCGGGCGACCTGATCTCGCTCTACGTCGGCATCGAGCTGCATTCGCTGGCGCTCTATGTGCTGGCTGCCTTCCACCGCGACGACCTGAAGGCGTCGGAAGCGGGTCTGAAGTATTTCGTGCTGGGCGCGCTGTCGTCGGGCCTGCTGCTGTACGGCGCCAGCCTGATCTACGGCTTCACCGGCTCGATGCGCTTTGAGGACATCGCCGCCTACGCCGCCGCCAACCAGTCGACCGGCCTGATCTTCGGTCTGGTGTTCCTGATCTCGGGTCTGGCGTTCAAGGTCTCGGCCGCGCCGTTCCACATGTGGACCCCGGACGTGTACGAGGGCGCCCCGACGCCGGTCGTGGCCCTGTTCGCCACCGCCCCCAAGGTCGCGGCCATGGTGCTGATCGCTCGCACGCTGGAAGGCGCCTTCGCCAACTCCTACGCCCAGTGGGCGCAGGTGCTGATCCTGATCTCGCTGATCAGCTTCGCCGTCGGCGCGTTCGGCGGTCTGGTTCAGAAGGACCTGCAACGCCTGCTGGCCTATTCGTCGATCGCCAACATCGGTTACGCCCTGCTGGGCATCGCCGCGGGGACGACCTTCGGCGTTCAGGCCATGCTGTTGTTCATGACCCTGTACGTGATCGACCAGTTCGGCTTCTTCGGCATTCTGCTGTCGCTGAGCCGCAATGGACGTCCGATCCGCAAGATCAGCGATCTCGCGGGACTGCGTAAGGAGCGCCCCCTGATGACGATCGCGCTGACGATCCTGTCGCTGTCGGTGCTGGGGATGCCGCCGCTGTCGGGCTTCTGGGCCAAGTACTATGTGTTCGGGGCCGCCGCCGAGGCAGGCTACTGGCTGGTCGGCGCCGCCGGTCTGGTCGCGTCGGTCGTGGCCGGCTTCTACTACCTGCGCATCCTGAAGGTGATGTGGTTCGACCCGGCTCCGGAAGGGACCGTGGCGACCGACGCCACGCCGGTCGAGGCCAGGACCATCGCCCTGACCGCCGCCGCTTTCAGCTTCCCGGTCGTGCTCGTCGCCCTGCCGTGGCTGGTGCCGCTGGCCGCGCGCGCCGCGTCGGGCTTCGGAGGCGGCTAG
- a CDS encoding biotin--[acetyl-CoA-carboxylase] ligase: MATAPVLLLDQIDSTNAEARRRAEAGETGPLWIAARRQTAGRGRRGRVWEASTGNLFSTLLATTRKSPAEAAQVTFIAALAVTDLLDRYAPPSLVTIKWPNDVMLAGVKACGILVESGAHADGGLWLAVGIGVNLAEAPQGTERPATALSHHLSAAHIAPPKVERAVEELAGTFGVWLERWETLGFSPILDAWAARTRGLDGPAVARLGHETVEGRAEGVAPDGALKLRLADGSLRLISAGDVFFGEAH; encoded by the coding sequence TTGGCGACCGCTCCGGTCCTGCTGCTCGATCAGATCGATTCCACCAACGCCGAGGCCCGTCGCCGGGCCGAGGCGGGAGAGACGGGACCACTGTGGATCGCCGCCCGCCGCCAGACCGCCGGGCGTGGTCGGCGGGGCAGGGTGTGGGAAGCCAGTACGGGCAACCTGTTCAGCACCCTGTTGGCCACCACCCGCAAGTCGCCCGCCGAGGCGGCGCAGGTGACCTTCATCGCGGCTCTGGCCGTGACGGACCTGCTGGACCGCTATGCGCCGCCGTCGCTGGTGACGATCAAATGGCCCAATGACGTGATGCTGGCGGGCGTGAAGGCTTGCGGCATCCTGGTCGAGTCCGGCGCCCATGCGGACGGCGGGCTGTGGTTGGCGGTCGGGATCGGGGTTAATCTGGCCGAGGCGCCGCAGGGGACGGAGCGTCCCGCCACCGCCCTGTCGCACCATCTGTCCGCCGCCCACATCGCCCCCCCGAAGGTGGAGCGCGCGGTCGAGGAACTGGCCGGGACGTTCGGCGTCTGGCTGGAGCGTTGGGAGACGCTGGGCTTTTCGCCCATCCTCGACGCCTGGGCGGCGCGGACGCGGGGGCTGGACGGCCCTGCCGTGGCCCGGCTGGGGCATGAGACCGTCGAGGGCCGCGCCGAGGGCGTCGCGCCGGACGGGGCGTTGAAACTGAGACTGGCGGATGGTTCGCTGCGGCTGATTTCCGCGGGCGATGTGTTCTTCGGGGAGGCCCACTGA
- a CDS encoding type III pantothenate kinase has translation MMLLAIEQGNTNTLFAVHDGREWIAQWRASTDSQRTADEYAVWLAQLLTTRGLTLADLTGCIISSVVPQSIFNLRNLSRRYLSSEPLVIGDNVDLGIPVRILKPSEAGADRLVNAIGAHLLYPGDLIVIDSGTATTFDVIAADGAFEGGIIAPGVNLSLQALHEAAAMLPRIAIQKPDKVIGKDTVSNMQSGVFWGYIALIEGLVARIKAEWGKPMTVIGTGGVVSLFEGATNSIDRFDPDLTIRGLLEIWRRNTHLKDI, from the coding sequence CTGATGCTGCTGGCGATCGAGCAGGGCAACACCAACACGCTGTTCGCCGTCCACGACGGGCGCGAATGGATTGCCCAGTGGCGCGCGTCCACGGACTCGCAGCGCACGGCGGATGAGTATGCGGTCTGGCTGGCCCAGCTGCTGACCACGCGCGGGCTGACGCTGGCGGACCTGACGGGGTGCATCATCTCGTCCGTCGTGCCGCAGTCGATCTTCAACCTGCGCAACCTGTCGCGCCGCTATCTGTCGAGCGAGCCGCTGGTGATCGGCGACAATGTCGATCTGGGCATTCCGGTGCGCATCCTGAAGCCGAGCGAGGCGGGGGCCGACCGGCTGGTCAACGCCATCGGGGCGCACCTGCTGTATCCGGGCGATCTGATCGTCATCGACAGCGGCACGGCCACGACCTTCGACGTCATCGCCGCCGACGGCGCCTTCGAGGGCGGGATTATCGCCCCGGGCGTGAACCTCAGCCTGCAGGCCCTGCACGAGGCCGCCGCAATGTTGCCCCGCATCGCCATCCAGAAGCCGGACAAGGTGATCGGCAAGGACACCGTCTCGAACATGCAATCCGGCGTGTTCTGGGGATACATCGCCCTGATCGAGGGGCTGGTCGCCCGCATCAAGGCCGAGTGGGGCAAGCCCATGACCGTCATCGGCACGGGGGGCGTGGTCTCCCTGTTCGAAGGCGCGACCAACAGCATTGACCGGTTTGATCCGGACCTGACCATCCGCGGCCTGCTGGAAATCTGGCGGCGGAACACCCACCTCAAGGACATATGA
- a CDS encoding ribonuclease J produces the protein MKKRTDDELVFLPLGGSGEIGMNLNLYGYGPERDRQWLIVDVGVTFGDLSTPGVDVIVPDPAFLEGEKIRGIVLTHAHEDHIGALGWLWTRMKAPLYATPFTAYLIREKLREAGILDQVELIEVPLGGTIDLGPFQVTMVTMTHSIAEPNGLAIKTPLGTILHTGDWKIDDDPVIGGVTDADAITRLGDEGVLAMVCDSTNVFVEGSAGSEGGVREALSELISGLKGRIAVGCFASNVARMDSVIRAAEAAGRRVSLAGRSMHRITAAAKHVGMLHDIKPFLSEQEARVWPADEILYLCTGSQGEVRAALSRVAEGTHPYVKLSNGDHCIFSSRVIPGNELSVGRLQDKLADRGVRLYTEKDHRGIHVSGHPCRDELRQMYEWARPKIAVPTHGMRRHLVEHANLARDVGVPESITPRNGDMVRLAPGPAAIIDEVPSGRLYVDGGRLVTEQGEALHERRHASTNGVLIVSFAMDKRGKIVSDIDVRGIGLPGDEEMPLGDSLDDLAERVEQVVGKLKGEALEDEMVIEQAISRALKKASQQIWDRRPIVETIILRL, from the coding sequence ATGAAAAAACGAACTGACGACGAACTCGTCTTCCTGCCGCTGGGCGGATCGGGCGAGATCGGGATGAACCTGAACCTCTACGGCTACGGCCCTGAGCGTGATCGCCAATGGCTGATCGTGGACGTGGGCGTGACCTTCGGCGATCTGTCGACGCCCGGCGTTGACGTGATCGTGCCGGACCCCGCCTTCCTCGAGGGCGAGAAAATCCGCGGCATCGTGCTGACCCACGCGCACGAGGACCATATCGGCGCTCTCGGCTGGCTGTGGACGCGCATGAAGGCGCCGCTCTACGCCACGCCGTTCACCGCCTATCTTATCCGCGAGAAACTGCGCGAGGCCGGCATTCTGGATCAGGTGGAGCTGATCGAGGTGCCGCTGGGCGGGACGATCGATCTGGGGCCGTTCCAGGTGACCATGGTCACCATGACCCACTCCATCGCCGAGCCGAACGGTCTGGCGATCAAGACGCCGCTGGGCACGATCCTGCACACCGGCGACTGGAAAATCGATGATGATCCGGTCATCGGCGGCGTCACCGACGCCGACGCCATCACCCGTCTGGGCGACGAGGGCGTGCTGGCGATGGTGTGCGATTCCACCAACGTCTTCGTCGAAGGCTCGGCGGGGTCCGAGGGCGGCGTGCGGGAGGCCCTGTCGGAACTGATCAGCGGCCTGAAGGGGCGGATCGCGGTCGGCTGCTTCGCCTCCAACGTCGCGCGCATGGACAGCGTGATCCGCGCCGCCGAGGCCGCGGGCCGTCGCGTGTCGCTGGCGGGTCGGTCGATGCACCGCATCACAGCCGCCGCCAAGCACGTCGGCATGCTGCATGACATCAAGCCGTTCCTGAGCGAGCAGGAAGCCCGCGTCTGGCCGGCTGACGAAATCCTGTACCTCTGCACCGGCAGCCAAGGCGAGGTGCGCGCGGCGCTGTCACGCGTGGCCGAAGGCACCCACCCCTATGTGAAGCTGTCGAACGGCGATCACTGCATCTTCTCGTCGCGGGTCATTCCGGGCAACGAGCTGTCGGTTGGGCGGCTGCAGGACAAGCTCGCCGACCGGGGCGTGCGCCTCTACACCGAGAAGGATCACCGCGGCATCCACGTCTCGGGCCACCCGTGCCGGGACGAACTGCGCCAGATGTACGAATGGGCGCGGCCGAAGATCGCCGTGCCGACCCACGGCATGCGCCGCCATCTGGTCGAGCACGCCAACCTGGCCCGGGACGTCGGCGTTCCGGAATCGATCACGCCGCGCAACGGCGACATGGTCCGTCTGGCCCCCGGCCCGGCGGCGATCATCGACGAGGTTCCGAGCGGTCGTCTGTACGTGGACGGCGGACGTCTGGTCACCGAACAGGGCGAGGCGCTGCACGAGCGTCGTCACGCCTCGACCAACGGCGTGCTGATCGTCAGCTTCGCGATGGACAAGCGCGGCAAGATCGTCAGCGACATCGACGTGCGCGGCATCGGCCTGCCCGGCGACGAGGAGATGCCCTTGGGCGACTCGCTCGATGATCTGGCGGAACGGGTCGAGCAGGTGGTCGGCAAGCTGAAAGGCGAGGCGCTGGAAGACGAAATGGTCATCGAACAGGCCATCTCACGAGCGCTGAAGAAGGCCAGTCAACAAATCTGGGACCGCAGGCCGATCGTCGAGACGATCATCCTGCGTCTTTAG
- the pyrH gene encoding UMP kinase: MPDVPSEFRYKRVLLKVSGEVLMGDQGYGIDMKTVADVAAAIAEVSREGVEICLVIGGGNIFRGLSKAAGDMDRASADYMGMLATVMNALAMQAALEKHGVQTRVQSALTMNAVAEPYVRRRALRHLEKGRVVIFAAGVGAPFFTTDSGAALRAAEMGCDALLKGTSVDGVYTADPKKDATATRYDTLTYHDVLARDLKVMDASAVALMRDSGIPIVVFSIREDGSFRNALTGKGPFTVISADGKAA, from the coding sequence ATGCCCGACGTCCCGTCCGAGTTCCGCTACAAACGCGTCCTGCTGAAGGTCTCGGGCGAGGTTCTGATGGGCGACCAGGGCTACGGCATCGACATGAAGACCGTGGCCGACGTGGCGGCGGCCATCGCCGAAGTCTCCCGCGAGGGCGTTGAGATCTGTCTGGTGATCGGCGGCGGGAACATCTTCCGCGGCCTGTCGAAGGCGGCTGGCGACATGGATCGCGCCTCGGCCGATTACATGGGCATGCTGGCGACGGTGATGAACGCCCTGGCCATGCAGGCCGCGCTTGAGAAGCACGGCGTCCAGACCCGTGTGCAGAGCGCCCTGACCATGAACGCCGTGGCCGAGCCCTATGTGCGCCGTCGCGCCCTGCGTCACCTCGAGAAGGGCCGCGTGGTTATCTTCGCCGCCGGCGTCGGCGCGCCCTTCTTCACGACCGACTCGGGCGCCGCCCTGCGCGCCGCTGAAATGGGCTGCGACGCCCTGCTGAAGGGCACCAGCGTGGACGGCGTCTATACCGCCGATCCCAAGAAGGACGCCACCGCGACCCGCTACGACACCCTGACCTATCACGACGTGCTGGCGCGCGACCTGAAGGTGATGGACGCCTCGGCCGTGGCCCTGATGCGTGACTCGGGCATCCCTATCGTGGTCTTCTCGATCCGTGAGGACGGTTCGTTCCGCAACGCCCTGACGGGCAAGGGTCCCTTCACCGTCATCAGCGCGGACGGCAAGGCCGCCTGA
- the frr gene encoding ribosome recycling factor, with protein MAKPDLKTYRDRMDKAVTALKEEFSGLRTGRANAGLLDPVQVEAYGSTSPLNAVAAISVPEPRLISVSVWDKGMVVSVEKAIRAAGLGLNPIVDGQTLRIPIPPLTEERRKEYVKLAGKYAEQQKIAVRNVRRDANDDLKKAEKASDISQDEQKKMEAEVQKDTDAAIKRIDETLKAKEVEIMQV; from the coding sequence ATGGCCAAGCCCGATCTCAAGACCTACCGCGACCGCATGGACAAGGCGGTCACCGCCCTGAAGGAAGAATTCTCCGGCCTGCGCACCGGCCGGGCCAACGCGGGCCTGCTGGACCCCGTGCAGGTCGAGGCCTACGGCTCGACCTCGCCGCTGAACGCCGTGGCCGCGATCAGCGTGCCGGAGCCGCGCCTGATCTCGGTCAGCGTCTGGGACAAGGGCATGGTGGTTTCGGTCGAGAAGGCCATCCGCGCCGCCGGTCTGGGCCTGAACCCGATCGTCGACGGCCAGACCCTGCGTATTCCGATCCCGCCGCTGACCGAAGAACGCCGCAAGGAATATGTGAAGCTGGCCGGCAAATACGCCGAGCAGCAGAAGATCGCCGTCCGCAACGTTCGTCGCGACGCCAACGATGATCTGAAGAAGGCCGAAAAGGCTTCGGACATCAGCCAGGACGAGCAGAAGAAGATGGAGGCCGAGGTCCAGAAGGACACGGACGCGGCC